One window of Aspergillus oryzae RIB40 DNA, chromosome 3 genomic DNA carries:
- a CDS encoding uncharacterized protein (predicted protein), whose amino-acid sequence MNSQRGFISMPPVDLGMYFPGVGVLPRLKLRPQIARKVLLEGHRFTGEEALRDGLVDFIAQPDDMLAVAFALAAKWAPKAKAGAVQQISHVYGRSTFLPGKTKL is encoded by the exons ATGAACTCGCAACGAGGGTTCATTTCAATGCCTCCCGTAGACCTAGGGATGTACTTCCCCGGCGTCGGAGTCCTTCCTCGGTTAAAGCTGCGCCCGCAGATTGCGCGAAAGGTACTCCTTGAGGGTCACCGCTTTACCGGCGAAGAGGCCTTACGGGATGGCCTGGTCGATTTCATTGCCCAGCCAGATGACATGTTGGCGGTCGCTTTTGCGTTGGCAGCCAAGTGGGCGCCAAAGGCCAAAGCTGG GGCCGTGCAGCAGATCAGCCATGTTTATGGTCGGTCTACGTTTCTTCCTGGAAAGACAAAGCTATAA